The genomic interval TTCGTCGCTAATTCTAACCTTTGATACACCAATCTACGCCTTTGGGGCAGATTTTTCAGGACTTAGCGATGGCAATCAAACGACCCTCGATGCGAGTGGGATGAATGTTGATCTACCCGAAGGGCCCGAAGCTGCAATTCAGTTTTTCGGCTTCAACTCCGATACGCCATTCACAACCCTGACTTTTGCGACTAGCGGTTTCGCCAGTTCCGACGGTTTCCGATTCGACAATGTGTCATTTGCCACTTCTGCCAGTATTTCTTCGGTCCCCGAACCATCATCTCTCGCCGTTTTTGCTGTTGGTGGATTGATCGCCGGTGCTGGGGCGACTCGTCGACGTCGGCGTGAAGAACGCTAATCGAAGCGACACCGCTATTTGACTCAAACAAGTACGGGCGGCCAGAATGGTCGCCCGTCTTTCGTTGAGGCCCACTGCAATCTCACATCGGTGCAATGCGTCGCGACCCCATGTCGGTGGTCAGCACGACGTGGGCGTCAAAGGCTTCGCGGATCAGTTGGCTTTTGATCGACTGATGCTCGGCGCTGTCCCAGAGGTCGTCAAACTCCCACGGGTCGTGCTCCATGTCGTACAGCTCCCCGAGTTGCTTGTCGTGGTACATGCACAACTTGTAGCGATCCGTGCGATACATCGTGCCAAACGTTCCTGACCCACCGGTGAAATGCGGGTCGAGTGCATCAAAATACTCACTGCGGACGAACTGGCGGTGATCAGAGCCGTCGGAGTGGCCGGTCAAGATCGGCAGTAGGCTTTTGCCCTGCATGTACTCAGGGCAATCCAGTCCGCAAAGCTGCATCAATGTCGACGTCATGTCCAGCAACTCCACCAAAGCATCACACCGAAGCGATTTTTGGAATTGTCCCGGCCATGAGAAAATCAGCGGGATGCGAACCAGGCCTTCGTAGAATCGGCATCCCTTGTACATCAGTCCGTGGTCACCCAAAGATTCACCGTGATCGCTGGTGAATAGAATCACGGTATTGTCACGTTGCCCGGTCGCCTCCAACGTCTGCAAGATCCGAGCAAACTGATCATCAATCTGAGCGATCATCGCGTAATACCAAGCTTGAACTTGAAACGCGTTGTGCTCCTCCGGCGTTCGCAACTCGTCCTGAAAATCCAGCGACGCGAGTTTCCGCTGCTGAATCAGGTCGGAGTCGCGGAAGTGCGGTCCGGGCATCTGCGATGCATCAAAACGATCCGCGTAACTCTTGGGCGGAATGAAGGGCGGGTGTGGGTCGTAGATGTTCAAGTTCAACAACCACGGCTGTGATCGATCACGGTGTGACTCGATGAAATCGATCGCGCACTCGCTGGCCCAAGTCGTCTGATGATATTCCGTGGGCACACGCTCAGACGTCTCTCGCATCGCGTTGAGATCCGCACCCTGGGCTCGAACCCATTCCGCGTAGTCGTGCCCACTGGACCAGTCGTCTCGCGGCGCGTGGCTGAATTCCCAATAGGAAAAACCATCATCGATGCGTGGTTCGGTTCGATAGCCCGCGCTCTGCAAATGAAACTTGCCGACGAGTCCGCAATCGTAGCCTGAATCGGCAATCAGCTTGGTGATCACCGGCGGATAATCGGGAAAGGATTCGTTTCCGTTTCGTGTGTTGTGGACGCGCGAGGGATACATGCCCGTCATGAAACTCGATCGACTGGGCGTGCAAATCGGGCTTTGGCAGTACGCTCGCGTGAACGCGACGCCATCGGCGACCAACTGATCCAGCGTCGGCGTCACCACATGTGGGTTTCCAAGTGCGCCGATGGTGTCAAAGCGTTGCTGGTCGGTGCAGTACCAGAGAATGTTGGGGCGTTTGTCAGGCATCGGTTGAATCAGCAGGTGAATTGTCGGCCGAGAGTGATTGGGTTTTCTGAAATCGAGCACGCAATGTCCAGCCGAGCATGGCCGCGGCAACGACACATAGGATCAAGGAAATCGGGCGAGTGATCATCGGCATCAAACTGCCACCGCTCTGCATCAGTCCTTCGGACAAGTGTTCTTCTCCGATCGGCCCCAGCACGAAACCGATCACCAGGGGTGCGAGCGGTATCCGCCATCGCTCCATCGCGTAACCCAGGACGCCGAACGCCAGCATCACCCAAACATCAAACATGCGGTTGGCCAGAGCATACGATCCGATCACGCAGAACACCATCACGATGGGCATCAGAATGTGGTTCGGTACACTGGCTGCCTTGACCATCAGGCGAACACCGACCAACAAGAATCCGAGCGTCATCAGATTGGCAATCAACATCGTACCGACGATCGTTTGGACCGCCAGCGGATCACTTTGCAGCAACATCGGTCCGGGCTGCAGCCCATGAATCACGAGCGCGCCCAGCAAGATCGCGTCGATCACGCTGCCGGGAATCCCCATCGCCACCAGGGGAATCAGCGCACCTCCGATCGTCGCGTTGTTGGCTGTCTCCGAAGCCACGATGCCTTCTTCGCTGCCATGCCCAAAGGCTTCGGGCTCACTGGAGGCACGTTTGGCGGCGGAATACGCGATCACGCTGCCGACGTTGGCACCGATTCCCGGCAGGATCCCGATCCAAGTCCCAATGAGCGAAGAACGCAGTAGGTTCCAACCGTGACGAACGATGTCAGGAGAACGAAAATCCAAGCGATCAGAATCGATGACTTGTGAATCTCCCTCGTCATCGGTGACCAACTCGGCGATCCGTTCGGCGGGCGGGTCTGCTTGCCAGATCTGACGAATCACTTGATTGACCGCAAACAGCCCGATCAAGACAGGCAGCAGCTTGAATCCATCGTCCATCTCGGCAAAGCCGAACGTCAATCGTGGTGTCCCTGTGGCTGGCAACGCGCCGGGCATCGCCAACAGCACTCCGACGGCACCCGACAACAGCCCCAAGCTGATGGACTTACCCCCGACCGACGTGATCAACACCATCGCGACGACCACCAACGCAAAGAACTCGAACGGCCCGAACGACAGCGACCAAACCGCCATCGGCCCAGCCAAACACAACAGAAAGAACCACGAAACCATGCCGCCGACGAATGAACTACCGATCCCCAACGCAAGCGCGCGCCCCGATTGTCCTCGCCGAGCCATCGGATAACCATCCAGTGTCGTCATCATCGACGCGGGCGTACCAGGCATACGCAACAACGTCGCTGTCACCAGACCGCCGCTCACCGAGCCGACATACATGGCGATCAACAACACCAATGCATACTCGCTGCGAATCGAGTACGTCATCGGCAGCGCCAATGCGATCAGCATCGCGCCGGTCAGTCCTGGGATCGCACCAACCACAATGCCCAGCAGGCAACCCAGCGCAGCGAGCATCAATGCCGTCGGCGAAAGCAGCAAAGAGACGGCAATACCGAGATCAGTCAACAATGCAATGGTCCCCCTTCATGGCAAGTCCACCACCAGCACACGTGTGAATAAAAAATGCATTCCCACGCTCATCACGAAAGCGACCATGGCGATCGTCCAGACGGCGTTGACCAGAGAAAGCCTCTGTCTCGCAAACGACTCTCTCGCCAGCATGCCCGATACAACCGACGTGTAGGCAGCGGTCGCCAAAATGAAACCGCCCCATCCGAAATGCAACGCCAGCAGGTACATCAGCGTCGAGACAGCGATGGTTGCCACGACGATCGGTCGCCTGGTCGGCTCGAACTCTTCTCCCGAATCAACCGCAACCGTTTGGCCACTCGTTGCGTCCGATGATCGCTTTCGAACGTACGCACGAAAACCGGCCAACAGCGCCAGAGTGATGACAGCGACAATCATGATGCGGGGAAAGTCTGGCAGCGGAACTGGCTGGGAGGTGGCGACCTCTGCGATGCGACTCTCTCGTTGCTTGATTTCTGCCAGTAACGCATCCCCACGCAGGGTCACGTCAGAGAGTTTCATTTCGGCCAACCGTTGCCGTACCGCCGGTGTCTTCATCGCCGATTCAATCGCATCGGCCAGAAACGCGACGCGAGCCGGCGGGGTCCCCAGTGGCGCCCACCAGAATTGCATGTTTTGGCTGACCACATCGAATCCCTGCTCTGCGGCGGTGGGCAACTCGGGCAGGTCGGGATGACGAGACTCTCCCAACAGCGCCAGGGCTCGCAGGCCACTTTCCTGGAACTGAACGTACTCAGCGATCGAGAACGCGCTGACATCGACGTGGCCACCTTGCAATGCCGCAAACCGCTTCGCCCCGCCACCGCTTTGTGTGAAACGAAACTTTCCCCCTGGCGCCTCCGATTCCAACATCAAACCTGCGAAATGACTGGGTGCCCCCATGTTGGCCGCAAAGATCAATGAATCCGGAGTCTGCTTGGCCGCCTGCATCAATTCAGAAAGAGTCTGAAACGAGGAACCGCCCGCAACTGCGATCACCTGGGTCGCGTCGCCGGTTCCCGCGATGGGCGTGAATGCTTCGGGGCCGTACGTCGCGCCGCCGGAATGCTGCGCTGTCATCATCCCCTCGTGCAACAACAGCAGTGTGTAGCCATCGGGTAACGCGTTTTTGACTCGCCGGCTGCCGATCGTTCCCCCTGCTCCAGGAACGTTGACGATGACCAATGGTTGGTCGAGCAAGTTGTTCTCTTGGATCGCATTCTGAATGATGCGACCAAAAGTATCGCTTCCTCCGCCAGCGGCGAAGGGAACAATCAGCTTGATGGGGCGATTGGGAAACGCGTTGCTCGACTGATTCGTGGAATCGCATCCTGTCGGTGCGACGCTGACAAATAGAAACAGGATGCATAGCCACGATGAACACGTGATGAC from Stieleria varia carries:
- a CDS encoding PEP-CTERM sorting domain-containing protein (PEP-CTERM proteins occur, often in large numbers, in the proteomes of bacteria that also encode an exosortase, a predicted intramembrane cysteine proteinase. The presence of a PEP-CTERM domain at a protein's C-terminus predicts cleavage within the sorting domain, followed by covalent anchoring to some some component of the (usually Gram-negative) cell surface. Many PEP-CTERM proteins exhibit an unusual sequence composition that includes large numbers of potential glycosylation sites. Expression of one such protein has been shown restore the ability of a bacterium to form floc, a type of biofilm.), with product MTRAIQLSVACAAVLIASTLSQSAYAAMIVDYHDRSVFDTAVGPTTLEDFGSISVPLEFGSTAVDVGPFSISMSAVLSVMDENVLTLQKLQNDISPAASNIARVLINSSSSLILTFDTPIYAFGADFSGLSDGNQTTLDASGMNVDLPEGPEAAIQFFGFNSDTPFTTLTFATSGFASSDGFRFDNVSFATSASISSVPEPSSLAVFAVGGLIAGAGATRRRRREER
- a CDS encoding sulfatase family protein, translating into MPDKRPNILWYCTDQQRFDTIGALGNPHVVTPTLDQLVADGVAFTRAYCQSPICTPSRSSFMTGMYPSRVHNTRNGNESFPDYPPVITKLIADSGYDCGLVGKFHLQSAGYRTEPRIDDGFSYWEFSHAPRDDWSSGHDYAEWVRAQGADLNAMRETSERVPTEYHQTTWASECAIDFIESHRDRSQPWLLNLNIYDPHPPFIPPKSYADRFDASQMPGPHFRDSDLIQQRKLASLDFQDELRTPEEHNAFQVQAWYYAMIAQIDDQFARILQTLEATGQRDNTVILFTSDHGESLGDHGLMYKGCRFYEGLVRIPLIFSWPGQFQKSLRCDALVELLDMTSTLMQLCGLDCPEYMQGKSLLPILTGHSDGSDHRQFVRSEYFDALDPHFTGGSGTFGTMYRTDRYKLCMYHDKQLGELYDMEHDPWEFDDLWDSAEHQSIKSQLIREAFDAHVVLTTDMGSRRIAPM
- a CDS encoding tripartite tricarboxylate transporter permease, with amino-acid sequence MLTDLGIAVSLLLSPTALMLAALGCLLGIVVGAIPGLTGAMLIALALPMTYSIRSEYALVLLIAMYVGSVSGGLVTATLLRMPGTPASMMTTLDGYPMARRGQSGRALALGIGSSFVGGMVSWFFLLCLAGPMAVWSLSFGPFEFFALVVVAMVLITSVGGKSISLGLLSGAVGVLLAMPGALPATGTPRLTFGFAEMDDGFKLLPVLIGLFAVNQVIRQIWQADPPAERIAELVTDDEGDSQVIDSDRLDFRSPDIVRHGWNLLRSSLIGTWIGILPGIGANVGSVIAYSAAKRASSEPEAFGHGSEEGIVASETANNATIGGALIPLVAMGIPGSVIDAILLGALVIHGLQPGPMLLQSDPLAVQTIVGTMLIANLMTLGFLLVGVRLMVKAASVPNHILMPIVMVFCVIGSYALANRMFDVWVMLAFGVLGYAMERWRIPLAPLVIGFVLGPIGEEHLSEGLMQSGGSLMPMITRPISLILCVVAAAMLGWTLRARFQKTQSLSADNSPADSTDA
- a CDS encoding tripartite tricarboxylate transporter substrate-binding protein, translating into MGRRVITCSSWLCILFLFVSVAPTGCDSTNQSSNAFPNRPIKLIVPFAAGGGSDTFGRIIQNAIQENNLLDQPLVIVNVPGAGGTIGSRRVKNALPDGYTLLLLHEGMMTAQHSGGATYGPEAFTPIAGTGDATQVIAVAGGSSFQTLSELMQAAKQTPDSLIFAANMGAPSHFAGLMLESEAPGGKFRFTQSGGGAKRFAALQGGHVDVSAFSIAEYVQFQESGLRALALLGESRHPDLPELPTAAEQGFDVVSQNMQFWWAPLGTPPARVAFLADAIESAMKTPAVRQRLAEMKLSDVTLRGDALLAEIKQRESRIAEVATSQPVPLPDFPRIMIVAVITLALLAGFRAYVRKRSSDATSGQTVAVDSGEEFEPTRRPIVVATIAVSTLMYLLALHFGWGGFILATAAYTSVVSGMLARESFARQRLSLVNAVWTIAMVAFVMSVGMHFLFTRVLVVDLP